DNA from Corynebacterium aurimucosum ATCC 700975:
CTGCGACCAAGATTGGCCGCATTATTTCGGAGGCTCCCGACGGCCGCGAGCGCTACCTCAAGCACTTGGCGGAGGTCGTCACGACGGATCTCAGCGGCATCAAGGTGGTCGTCGACACCGCTAATGGCGCTGCCTCCAAGGTTGCGCCGCAGGCCTATGAGGCTGCGGGTGCTGAAGTTGTTGCCATTCATAACAAGCCCAATGCCTTCAACATCAATGAGGATTGCGGTTCGACGCACATTGAGAAGACTCAGGAGGCCGTCGTCGAGCACGGCGCCGATCTGGGCCTAGCGCACGATGGTGACGCTGACCGCTGCCTGGCCGTTGATGCAGAGGGCAACGTCGTGGACGGTGACCAGATCATGGCGATCCTCGCCGTGGGCATGAAGGAAGAAAACGATCTTCGCTTCAACACCCTGGTGGCCACCGTGATGTCGAACCTGGGCCTGAAGCTGGCGATGCAGGAGCAGGGCATCGATATCAAGGAAACCGCCGTGGGTGACCGCTACGTGCTGGAAGAGCTCAACCGCGGTGACTTCTCCCTGGGTGGCGAGCAGTCCGGCCACGTGGTGCTGCCGGATGATTGCACCACTGGTGATGGCACGCTGACCGGCTTGTCCATCATGGCGCGCATGGCCAAGTCCGGAAAGTCCCTCAAGGAGCTGGCCTCCGTGATGACGGTGCTGCCGCAGGTGCTCATTAACGTGCCGGTGTCCGACAAGGCCGTCATCCTTAACGCCCCTGAGGTTAAGGAAGCTATCGCTGCTGCCGAGGCGGAGCTCGGTGAGACGGGCCGCGTTCTGCTGCGCCCGTCTGGCACGGAGGAGCTCTTCCGCGTCATGGTAGAGGCTGCTGAAAAGGAGCAGGCGCGCAAGGTCGCAGGCAAGCTTGCGGCCGTCGTCGCTGCAGTTTAGTTCTACTCACTTCATCACAACCCCAGGCTTCTGGCCTGGGGTTTCGCATTTTTGTGGGGTGGCGTGGGAACCGGAGGGGATGTTTCTCAGTCCAATAAAAGCAGGAATCACTGTTTGTTGTGGACGAGAAGGAGGGCGCACATGCCCGACGTATTTTTTGATGAGGATGAAGCCACGCGGCTTCTCGACGCCGTCGTGGACCAAACCCGTGCCCAAAGTGACGCACATCGCGGGGATAGGCCGAATTTTCCCCAGTCCTCCGCGGGGCGTGATTTCGGCGGGCACGGTGCACAGATTCAGGCCCTGCTGAATCGGCTCCATGAACGCGGTGCGTGGCGGTTGGAGAACCTATCGGCCACAGCGGATGCCGCGCGCGAACAACTGCGTGCTTTCGGGGACGTGGACCGCGGCCTCGCCGGGCAACTCGGTGACCAGGAAGCAGGGGTGAATTGATGTCCACGATGGTCAAGTCACTCTTGGGTGATTATTCGCAAGCGGTGTCCCAGTTCCAGGCGGCAAGCCAAGGAGGCTATTCCGGGCCCAGCACGCCAATTGGCTTGTTGGGGGACATGGTGGGGTCGGTCGAAGGGATCAATCCAGGCGACTTGGTTACGAACACTGTGTCGGCGATGGGTGCTCGCCGCCCAGGGCGCGGTGGTAACGGGTTGCGGGAATTCCTTCTCGGTACGGTTCTATCGCTGGCCGGGGGAGCGCTCATGGATCATTTGCGCGGCGTGCAAGATGACTTCGAGAAGGAAAGGGACGAAGCCGATGATTTGGTGGAATCCGCGCAGCAGTGTTCGGATGCCATCGAAGACGTCGTTGATGTTTCTGATTCCGCGGTGGCAGAGCTCATCTCTGCTGTGATTCCACTGATTAACATCTTGACCATGCTGTTGCAGCGGCATCCTCTGGGAAAGGTCATCATCCCGGTGATATCGCGCATTGGTGGGGAACTTATCGATAAGACGAATGACACCATCACGCAAACGTGCCGGGACCGCGATACCGCCATTGAGAACTGCTACGACGAGTTTGAAAGGCGCTGCACCGAGGTGTGCGAGCGGGAGCTGCCGGAAACCCCGCCAGAGCCCGAATGCGGGTGTGAAGAGAAGCCGAAAGAGTGCCCGCAACCTGAGCCTGAAGCTTGTGCACCAGCCCAGCCCTCCCCAGCGCCGGCCCCGTCCGCACCGTCTCAGCCCACACAGCCGTCTCAGCCAACCCAGCCTTCGTCGCCAGCCGTACCGCAGCAGCCTGTCGAACCGAAACCAGAGACACCGGCGGTACCACCAGAAAAGCCGGAGCCCACCCAGCCTGCCGCAGTGTCTGAAAAAGAGTGCCCACCGGCTGAAGGCAAGCCACAGCCGGCGAAGCCGACTGAGCCGCACAGTGTGCCGACTGAACCTGCTTCGACTCCACCAGAAGAGCAGCACACACCCTGCAGCTGCCATACGGAGAAGGAAGCGCAGTCGTGCGGTTGTAGCGAGCATCAGCGTGAAATAGGAACCACG
Protein-coding regions in this window:
- the glmM gene encoding phosphoglucosamine mutase, which gives rise to MTRLFGTDGVRGLANKKLTPILALRLGQAAAEVLTSDRESYERRPLAIIGRDPRVSGEMLDAAIASGLASRGVDVVRVGVLPTPAIAFLTDDFGADLGVMISASHNPMPDNGIKFFSAGGKKLPDEVEDRIQAAMDNLTEDGPTATKIGRIISEAPDGRERYLKHLAEVVTTDLSGIKVVVDTANGAASKVAPQAYEAAGAEVVAIHNKPNAFNINEDCGSTHIEKTQEAVVEHGADLGLAHDGDADRCLAVDAEGNVVDGDQIMAILAVGMKEENDLRFNTLVATVMSNLGLKLAMQEQGIDIKETAVGDRYVLEELNRGDFSLGGEQSGHVVLPDDCTTGDGTLTGLSIMARMAKSGKSLKELASVMTVLPQVLINVPVSDKAVILNAPEVKEAIAAAEAELGETGRVLLRPSGTEELFRVMVEAAEKEQARKVAGKLAAVVAAV